In Bacteroidota bacterium, the following proteins share a genomic window:
- a CDS encoding DUF4296 domain-containing protein — translation MNALRQGLYTTCLFFALLLGNACSNQDVTSFEPAVSDSVMIQLLIDMHLAEAHAEILNLPSDGLQDSILMHYQLSRADFEANMAYYEANPDAFHKVYSEVLDKISEERFQPGN, via the coding sequence ATGAACGCGCTCCGACAAGGCCTATACACCACCTGCTTGTTTTTTGCTTTGTTGCTTGGCAACGCGTGCAGCAACCAGGATGTAACCAGCTTCGAACCTGCCGTATCAGACAGCGTGATGATACAGCTACTCATTGACATGCATCTCGCTGAAGCACACGCTGAAATCCTCAACCTGCCGAGCGATGGCTTACAGGACAGTATCCTTATGCACTACCAGCTTTCACGGGCTGATTTTGAGGCAAACATGGCTTACTACGAGGCCAACCCCGACGCTTTTCATAAAGTCTACAGCGAAGTGCTCGACAAAATTAGCGAAGAGCGCTTTCAGCCGGGGAATTAG